From the genome of Mustela lutreola isolate mMusLut2 chromosome 16, mMusLut2.pri, whole genome shotgun sequence, one region includes:
- the FOXF1 gene encoding forkhead box protein F1 translates to MTAEVQPAPRAQPPPPRPPPPPPLPPPPPPPGSSAAQSSGGSGGGGSSHPMSSAPEKQQPPHGGGGGGGGGGGTAMDPASSGPSKAKKTNAGIRRPEKPPYSYIALIVMAIQSSPTKRLTLSEIYQFLQSRFPFFRGSYQGWKNSVRHNLSLNECFIKLPKGLGRPGKGHYWTIDPASEFMFEEGSFRRRPRGFRRKCQALKPMYSMMNGLGFNHLPDTYGFQSSAGGLSCPPNSLALEGSLGMMNGHLPGNVDGMALPSHSVPHLPANGGHSYMGSCGGAAAGEYPHHDSSVPASPLLPATASGVMEPHAVYSGSTAAWPPSASAALNSGASYIKQQPLSPCNPAANPLSGSLSTHSLDQPYLHQNSHNAPAELQGIPRYHSQSPGMCDRKEFVFSFNTMAPSSMHSAGSGSYYHQQVTYQDIKPCVM, encoded by the exons ATGACGGCAGAGGTGCAGCCAGCCCCGCGCGCGCAGCCCCCTCCCCCTCGccctcctcccccccctcctcttcctcctcctcctcctcctcccggctCGTCGGCGGCGCAGagcagcggcggcagcggcggcggcggcagcagccaCCCGATGTCTTCGGCGCCCGAGAAGCAGCAGCCACcgcacggcggcggcggcggcggcggcgggggaggCGGCACGGCCATGGACCCCGCGTCGTCCGGCCCGTCCAAGGCCAAGAAGACCAACGCCGGCATCCGGCGCCCGGAGAAGCCGCCCTACTCGTACATCGCGCTCATCGTCATGGCCATCCAGAGCTCGCCCACCAAGCGCCTGACGCTCAGCGAGATCTACCAGTTCCTGCAGAGCCGCTTCCCCTTCTTCCGCGGCTCCTACCAGGGCTGGAAGAACTCCGTGCGCCACAACCTCTCTCTCAACGAGTGCTTCATCAAGCTGCCCAAGGGCCTTGGGCGGCCTGGTAAAGGCCACTACTGGACCATCGACCCGGCCAGCGAGTTCATGTTCGAGGAGGGTTCCTTTCGGCGGCGGCCGCGCGGCTTCCGAAGGAAATGCCAGGCGCTCAAGCCCATGTACAGCATGATGAACGGGCTCGGCTTCAACCACCTCCCGGACACCTACGGCTTCCAGAGCTCTGCCGGCGGCCTCTCGTGCCCGCCCAACAGTCTGGCGCTGGAGGGCAGCCTGGGCATGATGAACGGCCACTTGCCGGGCAACGTGGACGGCATGGCTTTGCCCAGCCACTCGGTGCCACACCTGCCCGCAAACGGCGGGCACTCGTACATGGGCAGCTGTGGCGGCGCAGCGGCGGGTGAGTACCCGCACCACGACAGCTCGGTGCCCGCCTCCCCTTTGCTGCCTGCAACCGCCAGCGGGGTCATGGAGCCGCACGCAGTCTACTCAGGCTCCACGGCCGCCTGGCCGCCCTCGGCCTCTGCAGCCCTCAACAGCGGCGCCTCCTACATCAAGCAGCAGCCCCTGTCCCCCTGCAATCCCGCGGCCAACCCCCTGTCTGGCAGCCTCTCCACGCACTCCCTGGACCAGCCGTATCTACACCAGAACAGTCACAACGCCCCAGCTGAGTTGCAAG GCATCCCGAGGTATCACTCCCAGTCCCCCGGCATGTGTGACCGCAAGGAGTTCGTCTTCTCCTTCAACACCATGGCGCCCTCGTCCATGCACTCGGCCGGCAGTGGCTCCTACTACCACCAGCAGGTCACCTACCAAGACATCAAGCCCTGTGTGATGTGA